A single Filimonas effusa DNA region contains:
- a CDS encoding phospho-sugar mutase, whose protein sequence is MDANISAKVNEWLNGNYDQATKDEIQRLQQSSPDELADAFYRNLEFGTGGLRGIMGVGTNRMNKYTVGMATQGFANYLRKTYGDSPVKVAIAHDSRNNSRFFAETTANVFAANGIQVFLFEALRPTPELSFVIRTLQCQAGVVCTASHNPKEYNGYKAYWNDGGQLVPPHDKNVIKEVEAISSVADVKFSGGENRITLIGKDIDDAYIEMVKGLSVYPEVISKQHDLKIVYTPIHGTGIKLVPQVLAAYGFTNVTIVDEQATPDGNFPTVSYPNPEESEAMSIGLQKAKAIDADILAGTDPDADRVGIGVKNHKGEWVLMNGNQTAVLAFAYMIEARKKKGLAKPNDMVIKTIVTSEMIDQVAKKNDISCYNVLTGFKWIAELLKEKEGKENYVIGGEESFGLMVGDQVRDKDAVSAVALLCEMAAYEKEQGRSLYDKLIDLYIQYGFYLEHLISITKKGMRGQEEIAEMMQGFRNNPPATINGSAVVQLLDYQLQVGKNLKTGETWDITLPKSNVLQFILEDGTKISARPSGTEPKIKFYFSVNSTLVAKDQFDAVYAELNDRIKAVITDMKLK, encoded by the coding sequence ATGGACGCAAACATATCAGCAAAAGTAAATGAGTGGCTGAATGGTAATTATGACCAGGCTACTAAAGATGAAATTCAGCGTTTACAGCAAAGCAGCCCCGATGAGCTGGCCGATGCTTTTTACCGTAACCTCGAATTCGGTACAGGAGGCCTTCGCGGTATCATGGGCGTTGGTACCAACCGTATGAATAAATATACTGTGGGCATGGCCACTCAGGGTTTTGCAAACTATTTGCGTAAAACTTATGGCGATTCTCCTGTAAAAGTTGCTATTGCACACGATAGCCGCAATAACAGCCGCTTTTTTGCCGAAACTACAGCTAACGTCTTTGCTGCCAACGGCATACAGGTATTTCTTTTTGAAGCGCTCAGACCTACGCCTGAACTTTCTTTTGTGATCCGTACGTTGCAATGTCAGGCTGGTGTGGTTTGTACCGCTTCACATAACCCTAAGGAATATAACGGGTATAAAGCGTACTGGAACGATGGCGGTCAGCTGGTGCCCCCGCACGATAAAAATGTGATCAAAGAAGTAGAAGCCATCAGCAGCGTTGCCGATGTGAAGTTCTCCGGTGGCGAAAACCGCATCACCCTTATCGGTAAAGACATCGATGACGCCTATATCGAAATGGTAAAAGGCCTCAGCGTTTATCCCGAAGTGATCAGCAAACAGCACGACCTGAAAATTGTTTATACGCCTATTCACGGAACAGGCATTAAACTGGTGCCGCAGGTTCTCGCAGCTTATGGTTTTACCAATGTTACCATAGTCGACGAACAGGCTACGCCCGATGGTAATTTCCCTACCGTTTCCTATCCCAACCCTGAAGAATCCGAAGCTATGAGCATTGGTCTTCAGAAAGCAAAAGCAATTGATGCCGATATCCTGGCGGGGACTGACCCCGATGCCGACCGTGTAGGAATTGGCGTTAAAAATCATAAAGGAGAGTGGGTGCTTATGAATGGTAACCAAACTGCTGTTCTTGCATTTGCCTATATGATCGAAGCTCGTAAGAAAAAAGGGCTCGCCAAACCAAACGATATGGTCATCAAAACCATCGTTACCAGCGAAATGATCGACCAGGTAGCTAAAAAGAACGATATCTCCTGTTACAACGTACTTACAGGCTTTAAGTGGATCGCCGAGTTGCTGAAAGAAAAAGAAGGCAAAGAAAACTATGTGATCGGCGGAGAAGAAAGCTTTGGTCTGATGGTGGGCGATCAGGTGCGTGATAAAGATGCGGTTTCTGCCGTAGCGCTGCTTTGCGAAATGGCGGCTTACGAAAAAGAACAGGGAAGAAGCCTCTACGATAAACTGATAGATCTTTATATCCAATATGGTTTCTACCTCGAGCACCTCATCAGTATTACTAAAAAAGGAATGCGCGGACAGGAAGAGATCGCTGAAATGATGCAGGGCTTCCGTAATAACCCGCCTGCAACCATCAATGGTTCAGCCGTGGTGCAACTGCTCGACTACCAGTTGCAGGTAGGCAAAAACCTGAAAACAGGCGAAACCTGGGATATCACACTCCCCAAGAGCAACGTATTGCAATTCATCCTCGAAGACGGCACTAAAATCTCTGCACGTCCTTCCGGAACGGAACCAAAAATCAAATTCTACTTCAGTGTTAACAGCACCCTGGTCGCTAAAGACCAGTTCGATGCAGTATATGCTGAGTTGAATGATAGAATTAAAGCAGTTATTACTGATATGAAACTGAAGTAA
- a CDS encoding (Fe-S)-binding protein: MRIIEETAFIIILVAAIVLFTKKARQIYRNILLGREVSCNDQPGKRWNNVLLLALGQKKMFRNPLVGVLHFIVYAGFIIINIEVLEILLDGILGTHRLFSSPLGVVYSWLINSFELLAAGVTIGCAIFLVRRNIVKVKRLVHSDLKGWPRSDANYILITEIVLMSLFLTMNATDTILQERGYGHYGEHLTGNFVISGWLQPLFTGLSSSALVAIERSCWWLHIIGILAFLNYLPYSKHLHIVLAFPNAYYAPLVPQGKMNNMPEIQKEVLYAMQPELAPAGDAAQPAPHKFGAKDITDLTWKNLLDAYSCTECGRCTAACPANITGKKLSPRKIMMDTRDRAEEIGRIINNKGQFEEDGKALLHDFITAEELRACTSCQACVQACPVSISPLDIIVQLRRYMVMEESNAPQEWNGMFSNIENNFAPWQFSPDERDKWVAEMES, translated from the coding sequence ATGCGTATTATTGAGGAAACAGCTTTTATTATTATCCTGGTTGCAGCCATCGTCTTATTTACCAAAAAAGCACGGCAGATTTACCGGAATATACTTTTAGGCAGGGAGGTTTCCTGCAATGACCAGCCCGGAAAGCGCTGGAACAATGTGTTATTGCTGGCACTCGGGCAAAAGAAGATGTTCCGCAACCCGCTTGTGGGAGTATTGCATTTCATTGTATATGCCGGTTTCATTATCATCAATATCGAGGTGCTGGAAATATTGCTGGATGGCATCCTGGGCACGCATCGCCTGTTTTCTTCTCCGTTAGGTGTGGTTTACAGCTGGCTGATCAATTCTTTTGAATTACTGGCAGCGGGAGTAACCATAGGTTGCGCCATCTTCCTGGTACGCCGTAACATAGTTAAGGTAAAGCGACTGGTACATAGTGATCTGAAAGGCTGGCCCCGCAGCGACGCCAATTATATTCTTATCACGGAAATAGTACTGATGAGCCTGTTCCTGACCATGAATGCCACCGATACTATTTTGCAGGAACGTGGTTATGGTCATTATGGAGAACACCTGACCGGCAATTTCGTTATATCGGGCTGGTTACAGCCATTATTTACAGGGCTAAGCAGCAGTGCCCTGGTAGCCATTGAGCGCAGTTGCTGGTGGTTACATATCATTGGGATCCTTGCCTTTCTTAATTATCTGCCTTATTCCAAACATCTGCATATAGTGCTGGCATTTCCCAATGCTTACTATGCGCCACTGGTTCCACAGGGCAAAATGAATAATATGCCTGAAATCCAGAAGGAAGTATTGTATGCCATGCAACCGGAGCTGGCTCCTGCCGGCGATGCCGCGCAGCCTGCACCACATAAGTTTGGCGCCAAAGATATTACGGACCTTACCTGGAAGAACCTTCTGGATGCCTATAGTTGTACAGAATGCGGCCGCTGTACGGCAGCCTGTCCGGCCAACATCACCGGCAAGAAGCTGAGTCCCCGTAAAATCATGATGGATACGCGCGACCGGGCGGAGGAAATAGGACGCATCATCAATAACAAAGGGCAGTTTGAAGAAGACGGCAAGGCGTTGTTGCACGATTTTATAACAGCCGAAGAGCTCAGGGCCTGTACCAGTTGCCAGGCTTGCGTTCAGGCCTGTCCTGTAAGCATTTCTCCCCTGGACATCATTGTTCAGTTGCGCCGCTATATGGTGATGGAAGAAAGTAATGCGCCACAGGAATGGAATGGCATGTTCAGTAATATAGAAAACAACTTTGCCCCCTGGCAGTTCTCTCCCGATGAAAGGGACAAATGGGTGGCGGAGATGGAATCATAA
- a CDS encoding DNA topoisomerase IB, protein MADPAIRLTHTDLLHVHQNYEDAASLVKLVYVNDAQPGISRIKAGKGFSYKYHNRTLKDKSQIERIKKLVIPPAWENVWICPLPNGHIQATGFDVRKRKQYRYHTRWQVIRSETKFHHLYEFGKKLPLLRKQVRRDLQLPGLPENKVIALVISLMEHTLIRIGSNEYEKLNGSYGLTTLKDKHVAVSGDNLRFSFKGKKGVVHDIKLHHRKLAKLVKQCRDIPGKELFQYYDDQGMHRSLDSGMVNRYIKEITGDEFTAKDFRTWAGSVQALQAFCALEAAGTATLCRKNIVAVLDQVSARLGNTRAVCKKYYVHPGLIRLYEEKQLPKYREQLNAPAGASKTGLSSEEMTLMKLLRLMNRGIAST, encoded by the coding sequence ATGGCCGATCCTGCTATCAGGTTAACACATACCGACCTTTTACATGTACATCAGAATTATGAAGATGCAGCCTCCCTGGTGAAGCTGGTTTATGTGAACGATGCTCAGCCGGGTATTTCACGCATCAAAGCCGGAAAAGGTTTTTCCTATAAATACCATAACCGCACTTTAAAGGACAAATCACAGATAGAACGTATAAAAAAACTGGTGATACCGCCAGCCTGGGAAAATGTATGGATCTGCCCCCTTCCTAATGGCCATATACAGGCCACTGGCTTTGATGTCAGGAAACGCAAACAATACCGCTACCATACCCGGTGGCAGGTGATCCGTTCCGAAACAAAGTTTCACCATCTCTATGAATTCGGAAAAAAACTACCCTTGCTCAGAAAGCAGGTCCGGCGCGACCTGCAGCTACCCGGACTTCCTGAAAATAAGGTAATAGCCCTGGTAATAAGCCTGATGGAACATACGCTTATAAGAATAGGAAGTAATGAGTACGAGAAACTGAATGGCTCTTATGGCCTTACTACACTTAAGGATAAACACGTTGCCGTCAGCGGCGATAACCTTAGATTTTCTTTTAAAGGAAAAAAAGGCGTTGTTCACGATATTAAACTGCATCACAGGAAACTGGCGAAACTGGTAAAACAATGCAGGGATATACCAGGTAAAGAACTGTTCCAATATTACGACGATCAGGGCATGCACCGATCCCTGGATTCAGGTATGGTAAACAGGTATATTAAAGAAATAACAGGCGATGAATTCACGGCTAAAGACTTCCGTACCTGGGCAGGATCGGTTCAGGCGCTGCAGGCTTTCTGTGCATTGGAGGCTGCCGGTACAGCTACCTTATGTAGAAAAAATATAGTTGCTGTGCTCGACCAGGTAAGCGCCAGGCTGGGCAATACAAGAGCCGTATGTAAAAAATACTATGTCCATCCCGGACTGATAAGATTGTATGAAGAGAAGCAGTTGCCGAAGTATCGCGAACAGCTTAATGCGCCCGCAGGCGCCAGTAAAACCGGCCTCAGTTCCGAAGAAATGACCCTGATGAAGCTGCTTCGCCTTATGAATCGGGGAATTGCTTCTACATAG
- a CDS encoding phosphoribosyltransferase family protein: MADRNYLLNQATAEQKLQRMALEIAEQLSEDEAPLVLIGIRQSGMVIAGKIGNMLKPYINAPIQVLSVTLDKHKPLNITLNEEVDLNGKNVILIDDVTNTGSTLMYALKPLLAFFPKRIQTLVLVERMHKHFPVKADYVGLSVATTLQDHIQVVVENNEVLGAYL, translated from the coding sequence ATGGCGGATAGAAATTATTTATTGAACCAGGCTACGGCAGAACAAAAACTGCAGCGTATGGCCCTGGAAATTGCGGAGCAGCTTAGCGAAGATGAGGCGCCCCTCGTTTTAATCGGTATCAGGCAAAGTGGTATGGTCATTGCCGGCAAAATAGGCAATATGCTTAAACCATATATCAACGCTCCCATCCAGGTGCTTTCTGTAACCCTGGATAAACATAAGCCGCTGAACATTACTTTGAACGAAGAAGTAGACCTGAATGGTAAAAACGTCATCCTTATCGACGATGTCACCAATACAGGAAGTACGCTCATGTATGCATTAAAACCCTTACTGGCATTTTTCCCGAAAAGAATACAAACGCTGGTATTGGTAGAACGTATGCACAAACATTTTCCGGTGAAAGCCGATTATGTCGGACTTTCAGTAGCAACCACACTTCAGGATCATATCCAGGTGGTTGTTGAAAACAATGAAGTGCTGGGCGCTTACCTTTAA
- a CDS encoding response regulator, producing MNRLPIPPDDDARVQALRNYHLNSLKDAEFDRLTQIASIICQAPIALISLLDKNKQWFKSVIGFESEINETEREVSFCQYTIMKREILLIEDALLDERFRENIFVTGEPHIRFYAGYPLIDTNGFALGSLCVLDFVPRTINEDQQTALKLLAEQVTSLIQENRRKEEARHFEQLFQVSNDLICVAGLDGYFKKVNPAFTNVLGWDRDFLLHTSFFEITHPDDIEPAKEELANLALGKATINFSNRVKTTDGRYKTLQWVTTPHPATGEIFAIARDVSEMIRKEKLLQASENRLRSFFEHSIGLMCTHDLQGNFLSVNVAGAGLLGYTVEELEGKSLFDIVPEERHAFVSEYLEKIVKDGVAKGLMTTLKRNGEHRVWMYNNTLDTAIDGSVYVIGNSIDITEQYHLENSLKRTSEMLQQTNEVASVGGWEFDLLKKKIHWSKVTRQLHEVEPDFEPQLDKGLQFYKEESRAVIIEALNRAIKDGTPWDLELEIVTAKGNERWIRTLGNAEIEDGQVKRLYGTFQDITDSYKQRQELQNAKQQAEQANIAKSEFLANMSHEIRTPLNGVIGFTDILLKTKLTEIQLQYLSVVNQSANALLSTINDILDFSKIEAGKLELDIDKTDLFELGCQASDIITYQAQKKGLEILLNISTDLPRFIWADAVRLKQVLVNLLGNAVKFTEQGEIELKIEAVTDITREQVTFRFEVRDTGIGIKPDRQQKIFESFAQEDTSTTKKYGGTGLGLTISNSLLGLMGSKLHVRSTPGVGSTFYFDLNLRTQQGERLPFANTEQIKRVLIVDDNRHNREILKQMLMFRNIASDEAKNGFEALEILSAAEHQYDVVMMDYHMPHMDGLETIRKIRMSNLINNKSIVIVLHSSSDDETMLRACEELNVDCRLVKPIKMQEMYQTLSRALRTEKKKQQDAILQTDSDKSVFTVLVAEDNDVNMLLARTVIKRITPNAIIVEAANGIMAVEKFRQQLPDIILMDVQMPEMNGYEATRAIRGLETSKHVPIVALTAGNVKGEREKCLAAGMDDFLAKPFVEESIRALFATWLHDSKTSAATQEPVAESNQHFDVNIVKKYLGDEDGIINELLVLTTSELNKTLLLLEKQVNEQNLQGVNAMGHKMYGTAATAGMVQLAEMANKFSHLPVFHPGEVDNMFNEIADEVKIVSDQIKEYLSQFVE from the coding sequence ATGAACCGATTGCCCATACCCCCTGATGACGACGCTCGCGTGCAGGCTTTAAGGAATTATCACCTTAACAGCCTGAAAGATGCCGAATTCGACAGGCTCACTCAAATTGCCTCCATCATTTGCCAGGCCCCCATTGCACTCATCTCACTGCTCGATAAAAATAAACAATGGTTTAAATCTGTTATAGGCTTCGAATCGGAGATCAATGAAACAGAACGGGAAGTTTCTTTTTGTCAGTACACTATCATGAAGCGGGAGATCCTGCTCATTGAAGATGCCTTGCTTGATGAACGTTTTCGCGAAAATATTTTTGTTACAGGTGAACCGCATATCAGGTTCTATGCCGGCTACCCGTTGATCGATACAAATGGCTTCGCATTGGGCTCCCTGTGTGTGCTCGACTTTGTTCCACGTACTATAAATGAAGACCAGCAAACAGCACTCAAATTGCTGGCAGAACAAGTCACCAGTCTTATACAGGAAAACAGGAGAAAGGAAGAAGCCAGGCATTTCGAGCAGCTCTTCCAGGTATCCAACGACCTTATCTGCGTAGCGGGATTAGATGGCTATTTTAAAAAAGTAAATCCTGCTTTTACAAATGTGTTGGGCTGGGACCGTGACTTTCTTCTTCATACATCTTTCTTTGAAATTACCCATCCCGATGATATCGAACCTGCTAAAGAGGAATTGGCTAACCTGGCTTTAGGTAAGGCTACCATAAACTTTAGCAACCGTGTTAAAACAACGGATGGGCGGTACAAAACGCTTCAATGGGTAACTACTCCCCATCCTGCCACAGGCGAAATATTCGCGATAGCCAGGGATGTCTCCGAGATGATCAGGAAAGAAAAACTGCTGCAAGCCAGTGAAAACAGGCTGCGCTCTTTTTTTGAACATTCGATCGGACTCATGTGTACGCACGACCTGCAGGGCAATTTCTTATCAGTAAATGTCGCAGGAGCAGGCTTGCTAGGGTACACTGTTGAAGAACTCGAAGGCAAAAGTTTATTTGATATCGTGCCGGAAGAAAGACATGCTTTTGTTTCTGAATATCTTGAAAAAATAGTAAAGGACGGAGTCGCCAAAGGCCTTATGACCACCCTTAAAAGAAATGGCGAACATAGGGTATGGATGTATAACAATACACTCGATACAGCTATCGATGGATCTGTTTATGTGATCGGAAATTCTATAGACATCACCGAACAATACCACCTCGAAAATAGCCTCAAACGTACCTCGGAAATGCTGCAGCAGACAAATGAAGTGGCCAGCGTGGGAGGGTGGGAGTTCGATCTGCTAAAGAAAAAGATTCATTGGTCTAAAGTAACCCGGCAACTACACGAAGTGGAGCCCGACTTTGAACCGCAGTTAGACAAAGGCCTGCAATTCTATAAAGAGGAAAGCAGGGCTGTTATCATAGAAGCACTGAACCGTGCTATAAAAGACGGTACTCCCTGGGATTTGGAATTGGAAATAGTAACGGCAAAAGGAAACGAACGATGGATAAGAACTTTAGGTAATGCAGAAATAGAAGATGGCCAGGTAAAAAGGCTTTATGGCACCTTCCAGGATATAACGGATAGTTATAAACAAAGGCAGGAGCTGCAAAACGCCAAGCAACAGGCAGAACAGGCGAACATCGCAAAATCCGAATTCCTGGCTAACATGAGCCACGAAATTCGTACGCCGCTGAATGGTGTAATTGGTTTCACCGATATTCTCCTGAAAACAAAACTTACGGAAATTCAACTGCAATACCTGTCGGTCGTAAACCAGTCGGCGAATGCTCTCCTGAGTACCATTAACGATATCCTCGACTTCTCTAAAATAGAAGCAGGTAAACTGGAACTGGATATAGATAAGACCGACTTGTTCGAATTGGGATGCCAGGCTTCCGATATTATTACATACCAGGCCCAGAAAAAAGGCCTGGAAATTTTGCTTAATATCAGTACCGATCTCCCAAGGTTTATCTGGGCCGATGCCGTACGCCTGAAGCAGGTGCTGGTAAACCTCCTGGGCAATGCTGTCAAATTTACCGAACAGGGAGAAATAGAACTCAAAATAGAGGCAGTGACCGATATTACCAGGGAACAGGTGACTTTCCGGTTCGAAGTCCGTGATACAGGTATTGGTATAAAACCCGACCGCCAGCAAAAGATCTTTGAATCCTTTGCACAGGAAGATACTTCTACTACAAAAAAATACGGAGGCACAGGCCTGGGATTAACAATCTCCAACAGTCTGCTCGGACTTATGGGCAGCAAGCTCCACGTACGTAGCACACCAGGCGTAGGAAGTACTTTTTATTTCGATCTGAACCTGAGAACCCAACAGGGCGAGCGGTTACCGTTTGCCAACACCGAACAGATCAAAAGGGTGCTTATTGTCGACGATAACAGGCATAACAGGGAGATCCTGAAGCAAATGCTGATGTTCAGAAATATCGCTTCAGATGAGGCTAAAAATGGCTTTGAGGCATTGGAGATCCTTTCCGCTGCAGAACACCAATACGATGTTGTAATGATGGACTACCACATGCCCCATATGGATGGCCTCGAAACAATCCGTAAGATCAGGATGAGTAACCTCATCAACAACAAATCGATAGTAATAGTCCTGCACAGCTCTTCCGATGATGAAACCATGCTGCGGGCATGCGAAGAACTGAACGTCGACTGCCGCCTGGTCAAGCCCATCAAGATGCAGGAAATGTATCAAACGCTTTCCAGGGCTTTGCGCACCGAAAAGAAAAAGCAACAGGATGCTATTCTGCAAACCGATTCAGATAAGTCTGTATTTACGGTATTGGTCGCTGAAGATAATGATGTGAATATGCTGCTTGCACGCACTGTCATTAAAAGAATTACCCCCAATGCGATCATTGTGGAAGCAGCAAATGGAATAATGGCAGTAGAAAAATTTAGACAGCAATTGCCGGACATCATTCTCATGGACGTACAGATGCCGGAAATGAACGGTTACGAAGCCACGCGCGCTATCAGGGGACTTGAAACCAGTAAACATGTTCCCATTGTTGCCCTTACCGCAGGCAATGTAAAAGGAGAACGCGAAAAATGCCTCGCAGCAGGTATGGACGATTTCCTGGCAAAACCTTTTGTCGAAGAATCCATCCGCGCTTTGTTTGCCACCTGGTTACACGATAGTAAAACTTCAGCAGCTACACAGGAGCCCGTTGCAGAAAGCAATCAGCACTTCGATGTCAATATTGTCAAAAAATACCTGGGCGATGAAGATGGTATCATTAATGAGCTTTTGGTGCTGACGACAAGTGAACTCAATAAAACGCTACTCCTGCTCGAAAAGCAGGTAAACGAACAAAACTTGCAGGGGGTGAATGCCATGGGCCATAAAATGTATGGAACCGCCGCTACCGCAGGCATGGTACAGCTTGCCGAAATGGCAAATAAGTTCTCACACTTGCCCGTCTTCCATCCCGGCGAAGTTGACAATATGTTTAACGAAATTGCTGATGAAGTAAAGATCGTATCTGATCAAATCAAGGAGTATCTATCTCAGTTTGTTGAATGA
- a CDS encoding septal ring lytic transglycosylase RlpA family protein: protein MASCSRKTAPAGSETGSGKFRREKGKASYYADKFDGRKTASGEIFRQNKLTAAHRTLPFGTMVTVKNLANGKTVTVRVNDRGPFVSGRIIDLSRAAANAIDIVKQGVASVEISYR, encoded by the coding sequence ATGGCGTCCTGCAGCCGTAAAACGGCACCTGCGGGTAGCGAAACCGGTTCCGGTAAATTCAGGCGGGAAAAGGGGAAAGCATCTTATTACGCGGATAAATTCGATGGCCGTAAGACCGCCAGCGGGGAGATCTTTCGCCAGAATAAGCTGACCGCGGCTCACCGTACGCTGCCATTTGGCACTATGGTAACGGTAAAGAACCTGGCCAACGGCAAAACAGTTACAGTACGCGTGAATGACCGGGGGCCGTTTGTAAGCGGGCGTATCATAGACCTCAGCCGGGCGGCGGCTAATGCCATTGATATCGTAAAACAGGGCGTTGCATCGGTAGAAATAAGCTATCGTTAA
- a CDS encoding protein-L-isoaspartate(D-aspartate) O-methyltransferase has product MRRFEDSYQHKGLRKQLVNLLREKGIIDENVLDAINSIPRHFFLDSAFDKIAYEDRAFPIGEGQTISQPYTVAYQTQLLQINKGDKVLEIGTGSVYQATVLAEMQARVYTIERQKKLYEHNKQFVFRNKYPNIKFFYGDGFEGLPAYAPFDKIIITAAAPYIPPKLVAQLKIGGYLVIPVDEEDGRQRMLRITKVAENATTEECFEYFSFVPMLQGKNG; this is encoded by the coding sequence ATGAGAAGGTTTGAAGATTCATATCAGCACAAAGGTTTACGTAAACAACTGGTAAATCTGCTAAGAGAGAAGGGAATTATAGATGAAAATGTACTCGACGCCATCAACAGTATCCCACGCCATTTTTTCCTGGATTCAGCATTTGATAAAATAGCTTATGAAGACCGCGCCTTTCCGATAGGAGAGGGTCAGACTATTTCACAGCCTTATACAGTTGCTTATCAAACGCAGCTCCTGCAGATCAATAAAGGCGATAAGGTGCTTGAAATAGGTACCGGAAGCGTTTACCAGGCAACTGTGCTGGCCGAAATGCAGGCCCGCGTTTATACGATCGAACGCCAGAAAAAACTGTACGAGCATAACAAACAGTTTGTTTTCCGCAACAAATATCCCAATATTAAGTTCTTCTATGGCGATGGTTTTGAAGGATTGCCCGCGTATGCTCCCTTCGATAAGATCATCATTACCGCAGCAGCTCCTTATATTCCACCAAAACTGGTAGCACAGCTTAAGATCGGTGGCTACCTGGTTATTCCTGTTGATGAAGAAGACGGCCGCCAGAGAATGCTGCGCATTACCAAAGTCGCCGAAAACGCAACAACGGAAGAATGCTTCGAATATTTTTCGTTTGTACCTATGCTTCAGGGAAAGAATGGCTAA
- a CDS encoding (Fe-S)-binding protein, with protein sequence MHIKSMAEYAASGETPDILFWVGCAGSFDQRAQKITKAFATILDKTGIKYAILGKEEACTGDPARRAGNEFLFQMMAYNNIQILNGYGVKKIVTTCPHCFNILKNEYPELGGTYDVVHHTTLLQELIDEGKIRIKEGGSFKGKKITFHDSCYLGRANNIYEAPRKVLEALDGELVEMKRCGSNGLCCGAGGAQMFKEDEPGNTRINIERAAEALETGATVVASACPFCNTMMTDGIKSKEKEGDVAVLDVAELIASSMEQ encoded by the coding sequence ATGCATATAAAATCAATGGCTGAATATGCAGCCAGCGGAGAAACGCCTGATATTTTATTCTGGGTAGGTTGTGCGGGAAGTTTTGATCAGCGGGCACAGAAAATAACGAAGGCGTTTGCTACGATACTTGATAAAACCGGCATCAAATACGCCATACTGGGGAAAGAAGAAGCCTGTACAGGAGATCCTGCACGACGTGCAGGCAATGAGTTCCTGTTCCAGATGATGGCGTACAATAACATTCAGATCCTGAACGGCTACGGTGTTAAAAAAATAGTTACTACCTGCCCGCATTGTTTCAATATACTCAAGAATGAATATCCTGAACTGGGAGGCACCTACGATGTTGTGCACCATACCACGCTGTTACAGGAATTAATTGATGAGGGCAAGATCCGTATAAAAGAAGGCGGCAGCTTTAAAGGCAAAAAAATAACCTTCCACGACAGTTGTTACCTGGGCCGTGCCAACAATATTTACGAAGCTCCGCGAAAAGTATTGGAGGCGTTGGACGGGGAGCTGGTAGAAATGAAGCGCTGTGGCTCAAACGGCCTTTGCTGTGGAGCAGGCGGCGCCCAGATGTTCAAGGAAGACGAACCCGGCAACACCCGGATCAATATAGAACGTGCAGCCGAAGCCCTGGAAACAGGCGCTACCGTGGTAGCATCGGCCTGTCCTTTCTGCAACACCATGATGACCGACGGGATCAAAAGCAAAGAAAAAGAAGGTGATGTAGCCGTACTTGATGTTGCTGAATTGATCGCCTCCAGCATGGAGCAGTAA